In Flavobacterium hankyongi, the genomic window GGTAACGCAAACCATTTTCAGATTTGCTGTACTCTGCTTCAGCTTCTTCAGCAGAAAGTGGTTTTTCACCTACTGTTTGAATCCATCTTTTCAAAAATGCTGCTGGCAATTCTACTTGGTTGTTCTCAATTAAGAAAGTTGTAGCGTCGTTGTAGAATTTTTGATCTGCTTGTTGAGCAAATTGCTTTTCAGCATCTTCTTTAATTTTCGCTTTAACATCTTCTACAGAAGATACATTTCCAGCACCAAATAATTTATCGAATAATTCTTGGTTTAATTCTGCTGGCTCGCTAGTTGTTACTTCTTCGATTTTGAAATCAACATTGATATCTAAACCGTGAACATCATCGTGGCCAACTTGTAAATAATCCATTAATTTGTGATCATCATCAAACAAACCTTTTGTCGAAACAGTTACAACATCACCAGCTTTTTTACCAATGAATGCTTTAACCGCTGCTTTACTTTTGAAAATATCCAAAGTGATTTGCGCAGGTGCATTGATCCCTTTTTCTTCATTAACAAAAGTTCCTCTGATATCATCTCCTTCTGCAACTTCTGTTTTAGAAATCATTTTACCAAATTGTTTTTGAATTCTCACAACTTGCTCATCTAGCATTTTGTCATCAGCAACAATTTTGAAATATGTTAAATTGTTTTTACCCTCTAATTTAACATCAAATTGAGGTGCTAAACCTAATTCAAATTCAAATTTAAAATCTTCAGCTTCCCAGTTGAAATCTTCAGTGAATTTAGGTAATGGATTTCCTAAAATATCTAACTTCTCATCAACTAAGTATTTGTTTAAGTTTTCTTGTAATACTTTATTAACTTCCTCAGCTAAAACTGCTTTACCGTATTGTTTTTTTACTAAAGACATTGGCACAGCTCCTTTTCTAAAACCAGGAATGTTAGCACTTTTACGGTAGTTCTGCAAAACTTTCTCTACATTATCAGCGTAATCATTTTTTGCAACTTCTACAGTTACCACTGCGTTTAACGCATCGATATTGGTTTTTGTAATATTCATTATATACGTTTTTTACATACTAAATTTGGGTGGCAAAATTACATAATTTATACCACCCAACAAATTTTATTTAACTGAAACTCACTTTACAGATTCTAACACTTAAATTATTGCATTAAAGTGAGTTCTTGAAATCCTTGAAAAAGCTAATTTTTAACTGAAAAAAAATTAACCGTCTAAATATTAATCCTTTATAAACTTATAAAGTATCCATTGCGAAACCGACAATAGAATACTAAAAAGCATTGCTGTAAGGAAGCTATTTACCTCAAATCCGTCTACTAAATAATCACAAGTGTAAACCATCACAGTATTAATTACTAAAAGAAACAATCCCAATGTGAAAAAAGTAATAGGAAGGGTAAAAAACACCAAAACTGGTTTTACAAAAGTATTTAAAAGTCCCAAAACAACAGCTACTATTAATGCAGTTGTAATATTATCAACCTGAACACCAGGCTTTAGAAAATAGGACAATAATAACACTATGATTGTCGAAATAAGTAGTTTTTTTAATAAGTTCATTTTAAATTTTATTTTGAGTTAGTTCTTTAAAAAATGTATCGTTTTTTCAAAAAATTCTTTTGGATTTTCGGCATGAAGCCAGTGTCCTGCATTAGAAACGGTTTCTATTTCAGCTTTTGGAAAATGATGATAAATAGTTTCAAAATCAGCATCCAAAATATAATCTGATTTATCACCTCTTAAAAACAATGTTTCTTTATCAAAATGGTTTTCAAATGGTAACGCATCACCAATTACTGAAGTATTTTCAGTGAAGACTTTCAAATTAAACCTAAAACCTAATTGCCCAGGCTCAACCCAATATAAATTCTTCAACAAAAACTGACGTGTTCCAAAATCATGAATATAACCCGAAACAATTTCTTCAGCTTCAGCTCGAGAAGGCTTTTTAGAAAAATCAACAGCATTTAATGATGCTAAAATGGTTTGATGATGTGGCGCGTAAAACTTTGGACCAATATCTGCCACAACTAATTTATCTACCAATTGAGGATAATTTGTAGCAAGTAACATCACTACTTTCCCTCCCATAGAATGCCCAATAACATCTATATTTTTTAATTGATGATATTGGCAGTATTCTACAACATCCTTAACCATAAAATCATACCCCCAATCATTTGAATGGAAACTTTTCCCATGGTTACGTAAATCTAACGCATGCACTTGAAATCCTTGTTCAGCATATTGTGAAGCCAGAGTTTTCCAATTATCAGACATACCAAGAAACCCATGAATAATCAATAGAGGCTTTCCTTCTCCTACTATATTTGAATGCAGCAACATATTATTTTAGTTTTTGCAAATACATATTAACGACATTTTCTAAACCTAGATACAATGATTCAGAAATTAAAGCATGACCTATGGAAACTTCCATTAGTCCAGGAATATTCTTGTTGAAAAATTCAATATTATCTAAACTCAAATCATGACCAGCATTAATTCCTAATCCTAATTCATTAGCTAATTTTGCTGCTTCAACATAAGGCAAAATTCCATTCTTATTTCCCAAACCATATTCGTGTGCAAATGCTTCTGTATATAACTCTATTCGATCAGTCCCAGTTTCTTTAGCTCCTTCAACCATTTCCAAAATAGGATCAACAAAGATAGAAGTTCGAATCCCGTTTCTTTTAAATTCAGCAATTACTTCTTTCAAATACGATTGATTTTTAATCGTATCCCACCCAGCATTAGAAGTCAATGCACCAATTGCATCTGGCACAAGCGTAACTTGCGTAGGCTTACATTCTAATACTAAATCTATGAAATTGTGTTGCGGATTACCTTCAATATTATATTCGGTGTAAACTACATCTTTTAAATCACGAGCATCTTGATAACGAATATGTCTTTCGTCAGGACGTGGATGAATTGTTATTCCATGTGCCCCAAAACCTTGAATTTTTTTTGCAGCCTCAATTACACTTGGTGTATTTCCTCCACGTGAATTTCGCAAAGTCGCAATTTTATTAATATTTACGCTTAACTTACAATTATTATGTGTCATTTTGACGTCATTTTTATATGATTCGACAAAAATACGAACTTATACAAGGCTGTTATCTTATTTTTTAATTATTTTGCAGAAGATTACTACAATTCATTATGACCAATTTATCTGACTATATTACTCAAGATTTAAAACCTCTGGATATACAAGAAAGTATTGCTGTTGCTCAGGATTTTTTTCTTGACTTGCCTTTTTCACATTTTCCAGTTTTAGAAAATGGTATTTTTATTGGTAGTGTATCTTCAGAAGATGTAGAAAATTTTGACTCTTCAAAAAAATTAGTCGATTACAAATATTCTTTTGAAGGCTTCTTTACAAGAAAATATTCAGTTTTACTAGATGTTTTAGATGATTTTGCTAAAAATGAAACAACTGTATTACCAGTTCTTGATGAGCAAAACAACTTTATTGGTTATTATGAACTTGAAGATGTAATTAAGGTGTTTAATGAGACTCCTTTCTTAAAAGAATTAGGTGCTGTTATCATAGTAGAAAAAGACATAAACGACTATTCATTTAGCCAAATTTCACAAATTATAGAAGGGAATAACGCAAAATTATTAGGCGCATTTTTATCTAATACAGATACAGAAAAAGTTCAAATCACTATTAAAATTGCTGAAGGAGGAATAAACGAGATCATTCAAACTTTTCGCCGTTATGAATATGAAATAATCTCTGAACATCAAGAAGATGATTATTTAAAAACTTTAAAAGAACGCTCTGACTATTTAGACCGATACCTTAATATGTAATTTATGAAAGTAGCGATTTTTGGACAATTTTATCAAAACACTACTTCGCCCATAATGGAGCGACTTTTACATTTCTTAGAAATCAATAAAGTAGATTTCACGATAGAATCTAATTTTTTAAAAATACTTCAAGACAACAAAGCGATAACTATTGATTTACCTACTTTCTCATCATACAAAGATTTAGATAAGTCATATGATATGCTTTTAAGTGTTGGTGGTGACGGTACATTTTTGAGAGCAGTCACATATGTGAGAAAATCAGGTATTCCAATTTTAGGCATTAATGCTGGGCGCCTAGGTTTTTTAGCTAATGTTCAACAAGAAAATATTGAGAAAATTTTAAAACTCATTATTAAAAAAGAGTATAAAATCTCAAAAAGAACATTACTTAGTCTAAGTGGCACTCCAAAAATTGATGTCATAAGTGATTTAAATTTTGCCATGAATGAAATCACCGTGAGTCGTAAAGACACTGCATCGATGATTACTATTGAAACTTATTTAAACAACGAATATCTTACATCATATTGGGCCGATGGCGTTATAATTTCAACTCCAACAGGATCTACAGGATATTCTATGAGTTGTGGAGGTCCCATTTTAACTCCAGACGCTACAAGCCTTGTGATAACACCAATTGCCCCACATAATCTTAACGCAAGACCTTTAGTCATTCCCGACAACACAACTTTAAAATTAGTGGTATCAGGAAGAGAAGAAAATTATTTAGTTTCTCTGGATTCAAGAATTGCTTCGGTAAAAAATGAATCAGTATTGACAATTAAGAAAACACCATTCAAAATAAACATGGTAGAGATTCCAGAAGAAACTTTTCTAAAAACACTAAGAAACAAACTTCTTTTTGGGCAAGACAAACGTAATTAAAACTATATTAAATACTACGAAGCTTACTTTTTCGTTTAACTTGAATAAAATATAGAACTTTTATCCTTGAATGAAAGTTTTACTTTGTTAAGTGCCCATAATTAGTATATTTGCAACCTGTTATAAAAATGAAGAACTTTTTTTACATAATTACCTTATTATTAGCATATAATATTGCACAGTCACAAATTCACGAATTAGGCGTTTTTGGTGGTGGCAGTAATTTCATTGGTGATGTAGGAAAAACCAATTATATAGCTCCAAACGAACCTGCTTTTGGTATTTTGTACAGATGGAATAAAAGCCCACGATTTTCATGGAGAGCATCAGTTATTCAAGCTAAAATTTCAGGAAACGATTTGGATTCTGAAGTAGACGGAAGAAAAGAAAGAGGGTTGCAGTTCAAGAATACTATCACAGAATTTTCGGCTGGTTTCGAATTTGATTTTTTTGATTTCGACTTACACCAAACTGGCTTTTTTGCAACACCTTATATATCAACTGGAGTTAGTTATTTTTTAGCTGACAACTTATATGTAATTAATAAAAAATATTATAACGAAGACAACAAAGGTAAATTTGCATTGCCAATGATTGTTGGTGTAAAAATGAAAATTTCTGACAGTTTTGTTTTAGGAATTGAAAGTGGAGCGAGATATACATTTACTGATGATATCGATGGTAGTTTTCCTAAAAACAACAGCCTAAAGCAACATGCTTTTGGAAACACAAATAGTAACGACTGGTACGTATTTACCGGAGCAACATTAACATACACATTTGGGCAAAAACCTTGCTTTTGTGCTGACGAATAAAAATGAGCTTATTAAACAAAATTAACACAGAAAACCTACCTAAGCATCTGGCCATTATTATGGACGGTAACGGTCGTTGGGCCAAACAACAAGGAATGCTACGTGCTTTTGGGCATGAAAATGGTACAAAATCTGTGCGAACTACAGTTGAAGCTTGTGCAAAACTAGGGATAGAAAACCTTACTCTTTATGCTTTTTCTACAGAAAACTGGAACAGACCTAAATTAGAAGTAGATACATTAATGAAGCTTCTTATTTCTTCTCTTAAGAAAGAATTAGAAACCTTAATCAAAAATGATATAAGGCTTAATTCTATTGGCAATCTTGAAACCTTACCAAAAGGAGTACAAAAGGAATTAGCGGAAGTAATCGAAAAGACAAAAAACAACTCAAGAATGACTCTTACTTTGGCTCTAAGTTATGGCTCAAGGGAGGAAATCTTAAATGCTGTTAAAAAAATATCAGATAAAGTTAAAAATAATATAATTTCAATTGATGGTATTGACGAATCCATATTAAATAATCATCTTTACACACACAACTTACCAGATGTAGATTTAGTAATAAGAACAAGTGGTGAGCATCGCATCAGTAATTTTTTGCTTTGGCAAATTGCCTATGCCGAATTTTACTTTACAGATGTATTGTGGCCTGATTTTAAAGAAGAGCATTTATATGAAGCAATTATTAGCTATCAAAAAAGAGAACGCAGATTTGGAAAAACAAGTGAACAAATTAAATAATTTATTAAGTATTAAAAACAGCGTTAAATTAATGCTGTTATTCATATTTTTAGGTCATTCAATCAATACAAATGCTCAAGACAGACTATCTTTTGAAGATGGTAAATCTTACATATTAAAAAAGGTATCCGTTACAGGAAAAGTAACTTATAACGAACAAACCATTGTTACTTTCGCTGGACTTGAAAAAGGACAAAGAATAACTGTACCTGGAGAGGAAATCAGTAACTCTATAAAAAAACTTTGGCGTTTAGGCTTATATAATGACGTAAACTTTTTTGTAGACAAAATAGAAGGAGATAGTATCTCTTTAAATTTACATTTAACAGAACTTCCAAAATTGAAGGAAGTTAAAATTGTTGGTGTTAAAAAAGGAGCTGTTGAAAAATTAATAAAAGACAACAGTCTAACACCTGAAAAAATTGTAAATGAAAATTTAATTACAACCACTAAATATTATATTGAGAATAAATATAAAAAAGAGGGGTACTTTAACACAAAAGTTCATATAACAACTATTGAAGATACAGCGACAATAAACCACGTTAACATGCTTGTAAATGTTGATAAAGGCAGAAAAGTTAGAATCAAAAAAATCATTGTTGAGGGTAATTCGCAACTTACCGATGCAAAAATTAGAAATGCTATGAAAAACACTAAACAAAAAGGGTTTTTCAGAAAAGGTTTACTTAATGTTTTCAAATCTTCAAAATACATAAAAGAAAAATACAAGGAAGACTTAGGTACTATAGTAGACAAGTACAAAGAAAATGGTTTTAGAGATGCACGTGTTAAATATGATACTGTAAACTACAATAAAGAAAAAAACAATGTAACTATAAAACTAAACATTGAAGAAGGAAAAAAATACTACTTTGGTAAAATTGACTTTTTAGGAAACACCGTTTACAGTGATACATACTTGAACAGACAACTTGGAATAAACAAAGGAGATGTTTATAATGGTATCTTATTACAAAAACGAATTTCAGATCAATCAAAACCAGACGGAGACGATTTAACTAACCTATACCAAAACAATGGTTATTTATTCTCAAATATCAACCCAGTAGAAGTTAGTACTGCTAATGACACTATTGATATGGAAATCAGAATTGTAGAAGGTCCTTTAGCATATTTTAATAAAATATCTGTTGTAGGAAATGATAAAACAAACGACAAAGTAATTTATCGCGAATTACGCACCAAGCCTGGTGATGTTTATAGTAAAGAAACACTAGTTAGAACAATACGTGAACTTGGTCAATTAGGCTTTTTTGATCCTGAAGCAATCAAACCAGATTTTGAAAATGTTGACCCAGCTGCTGGAACTGTAGATATCAAATATAATTTAGTAGAAAAAGGAGCTAGTCAAATTGAACTTCAAGGGGGTTATGGCGGAGGAGGTTTCATTGGCACATTGGGATTATCATTTAATAACTTTGCAATGTCCAATATCTTCAAAAAAGATGCTTACAAACCTCTCCCTATGGGTGACGGTCAAAAATTATCTTTAAGACTTCAAGCAAGTACTTATTTTAGAACTTATAGTTTCTCATTTTCTGAACCATGGTTTGGAGGTAAAAAACCAATACAATTCTCAGGGTCAATTTCTTACAGCACACAATATTCAAACAATTTTGCAACAGGAAGAGTAGACAAAACTAAAAGTTTTAACATCTTTACAACTTCAATAGGTTTAGCAAAAAGATTAAAAGTTCCAGATGATTTCTTTGTATTATCACAAGCCATAGCTTATCAACATTATGACTTAAAAAATTACAACATAGGACTTTTTACTTTTGGTAACGGAAGCTCAAGAAACTTATCTTATACAATAGGATTAAGTAGAAACAACAAAGGTCTTAACCCTATCTTCCCTACATACGGATCAGAATTTAGTTTAAGTGGAAAGTTTACATTACCATACTCATTATTCAATGGTGTTGATTATGGAAACCTAAAAAATCTACCAGACTATAAATTGAAAAGTCTTTATTATATAGAGGAAGATGCTAATGGAAACATTGTTAATATTGGCGATTACATTGATGCAAATGGAAACAAAGTTAATGACCCAGCAAATGCAGCAGTGGATCAAGCAAAAGTTGATCAGAAGAAATTTAACTGGTTGGAGTATTATAAAATTAAATTTAAAGCAGAATGGTTTACACCAATCTATGAGAAACTTACGCTACGCACATTAGGAGAATTTGGTTTTATGGGTGCCTATGACAAAAATCGAGGATTGGTTCCTTTTGAGCGTTTTTATTTAGGTGGTGACGGAATGGCAAATTATTCTATGGACGGTAGAGAGACAATTCAGTTGAGAGGTTACCCTAACAACTCTTTAACACCTATAAATTCAAATGGAGAACAAATTGGCGCCACTGTATACAATAAATTCACATTAGAATTACGTTATCCTATTACATTAAAACAAGCAGCATCTATTTATGCGTTAACGTTTTTAGAAGCAGGTACGGCATACCCAGACTTTAAAAAATATAATCCATTCAACTTACAGCGTTCAGCAGGTGTAGGATTAAGAGTCTTTATGCCAGCCTTTGGATTATTAGGAATCGATTTTGGACACGGTTTTGATGCAGTTCCTGGAACAACAGTTAAAAATGGATGGGAAACACATTTCATCATTGGTCAACAATTTTAATTATATTTGAATAGTCTTTGAACATTTAAATACTGTTTTATGAAAAAAATAATTTTATTCTTTATTGCTATTGTAGCCGTTCATTCAAACGCTCAAAGTAAAGCAGGTGTAAAGATTGGATATATCGATATGGATTATATCCTTGAAAATGTTCCAGACTACAAAGAAGCAGCTTCACAACTAGAGCAAAAAGCTCAAAAATGGAAACAAGACATAGAAGTTAAGAAGAATGAAATTTCTAAACTTAAAGAAGGGCTTAAAAATGAAAAAGCGCTCCTTACAAAAGAATTGATTGAAGAAAGAGAAGGTGAAATTAAATTTCTTGAAGCTGATCTAATTGACTACCAACAAAAAAGATTTGGTCCTCGAGGTGATTTAGCTGTACAAAAAGAATCAATTATAAAACCAGTACAAGATCAAGTTTTTAATGCTGTTCAAGATATCGCTGAAGCTAAACAATATGATTTTATTTTTGACAAATCATCAGATATGACAATGCTTTTTTCGGCTAAAAGATTTGACATAAGTGATCAAATTGTTAGAGTAATTACTAGAGCTGAAAAAAGAGAAGAACTTAGCAATAAAAAACGTAAAGCTCTTGAAGAAAAACAAGAAAAACAAGACGAAGTTGCCGATAATCCTGCATTAGCAGAAAGACAAAGAATTTTAGATGAGAAAAAGGCTTTGCGAGAAAAAACAATTGAAGACCGTAGAAATACTGCCGCTCAAAAGAAAAAAGAATACGAGGAAAAAAGAAAAAAATTACTTGAAGAACGTAGCGGAAAGAAAACTGGCACAACAATTGATTCTACTTCTACAAAAAAACCAGAAACGGATAAACAATTAGAAAATTTCAATAAAATTGAGAATAAAAAAGCTGATTTAGATTCAATAAAAGCTGCGCGTGAAACTGCTAGACTTAAAACTATCGAAGATAATAAAAAAGCATTTGAAGCAAGAAAAAAAGCTTTAGAAGAGAAAAAAAAGAAAGTACAAGAAGAAAGGGAAGCAGCAGCTAAAAAAGCAAAAGAGACTAAAAAAAATTAACAGAGAACAAAAATTAGAAATTAATTACACTAATACTAAAAATGATGAAACAGATTAAAACTTTACTTATTGCAGCAGTAATGATGTTAGGGGCAAGCCAAATGAATGCTCAAGCAAAGACAGCTCATATAGATGTAAATGATTTATTGTCAAAAATGCCAGAAATGACATCTGCAAAAGCACAGTTAGAAAAATTAAGCAAAACTTTTGACGGTGAATATTCTACAATGGTAACTGAATACCAAACAAAAATGAAAAAATACGAAGCTGAAGCATCTACTCAAACTGAAACTGCAAACGAAACTCGTGCTAAAGAAATGCAAGATATGGGTCAACGTATCCAACAGTATAGAGATTCTGCTCAAAAACAATTACAAGATAAAGAAATGGAAATTGTTAAGCCTATCATGGATAAAGCTAAAGCAGCAATCATCAAAGTAGCTAAAGCAAAAGGATACCAATATGTAATGGATTCTGCTAGCTTAATTTTAGCTGATGGTCCAAACCTATTCGAAGATGTGAAAAAAGAATTAAAATTCTAATCACACACAATAATTTTTAAAAAACTGCGCTAAAATTTAGTGCAGTTTTTTTTTTACATTTGTTTTATGAGTAGTACAAAACCAATAGGTTTATTTGATTCGGGTATCGGAGGCACTTCAATTTGGAGAGAAATACATAATTTACTTCCACACGAAGACACCATTTATTTAGCTGACAGCAAGAATGCTCCTTACGGGAAAAAAACGAAGCAAGAAATAATAGATCTTTCTGCAAAAAACGTAGACTTTCTTTTAGAACAAGACTGCAAAATAATAGTAGTAGCTTGCAACACTGCTACAACAAATGCTATTAAAGAATTAAGAGAAAAATATGATGTCCCCTTTATAGGTATTGAACCTGCAATTAAACCAGCTGCAAACCTTTCCTCCACTCAAACGATAGGAATCTTAGCAACAAAAGGAACTCTTAACAGTGAGTTGTTCAACAAGCAAGTAGAAAACTACACAAATGTCAATATTCTTGAACAAGTAGGCTATGGACTAGTCGAATTAATTGAAGGTGGGAAAATAGATTCAGAAGAAATGCGTAATCTTCTAAAAATTTATCTTCGCCCAATGGTTAAAGCCAATATTGATTATCTAGTTTTAGGATGTAGTCATTATCCTTATTTAATTCCTGAAATTGAGAAAATAATTCCCAAACATGTTAGAATTATAGATTCTGGTCAGGCAGTTGCAAAACAAACAAAAGCTATTTTAGAAAAAAACGGATTATTAAATACATCTGAAAATAAAGCCAAAAATCTATTTTATGTTAACAGTGATGCTGCTGTTCTAAAAAACATTTTAGGTTTTAGCACGAATGTGTTCCAAAAAGATTTTTAGGAACTCAACCTAATAATTCAAATCAACTGTGATCCCGCTATGCGCTAAATCTTTTTTGTTGACTTCGAGAACCTCAATCAACAAAAAAGGATATCGCTTCTATCGGGGTTATTAATCGAGTTCAAACCTATTTGAACCAACTCGAATACATTACGTAATTATTAGATATACGCTCTATTTCCCCTGCAAAATCACTCTGATCAATGTCTTTTACTTTTTTTGCTGGTATTCCTGCATAAATAGTCCCAGATTCAACAACTGTATTTTGTGTAACAACAGAACCAGCAGCAATGATAGAGTTACTCTCAATCACACAATTATCCATAACTATAGCCCCCATTCCTATTAAAACATTGTCATGAACAGTACAGCCATGTACAATTGCATTATGTCCAATTGAAACATTATTGCCTATTACTGTTGGATGCTTTTGATAAGTGCAATGAATAATAGCGCCATCCTGAATATTGACTTTATTTCCAATTTTAATAAAATGAACGTCACCACGCAATACTGCATTAAACCATATACTACAAGATTCTCCTAAAGTAACATCTCCAACAATAGTCGCATTTTCTGCTACAAAACAATCTTCAGGAATATTGGGATACTTCCCATTTACTTCTTTAATTACCATAAAAACATCTATAAAAAAATTGTCCCGAATAAATCGGGACATACACTATTAATTATTAAGAGCTGGACAATTACAGTCGTATTTCTCTTTCTTACATCCAAAGTCATAACCCAAAGTAATTTGATGAAATCCTCCTGTATCAAATTTAATATCACCCATAACATTAGAATAAGTATAAGCAAACATAAATTGTTTATAATTAACACCTAAAATAGGAGTTATATATTGAAGCTTTTGATTTTTCACCTCTGTACCATCAAGATATTGTGCACCATCAAAGCTTCTTCTGTAAGAAAGTGCTGCCCATATCTTACCAAAATCTACTGGTTTATATACTTTCAAGTTTAAATCCAATGCTTTTTCTTTTGTTCTTTCAGTCAATTGGAATAAAACTGATGGCTCGAAAAGAAGTTTTCTTGAATTTCCAAAGTTATAACCAAAACTCATTAAATATTTTCTCAAGTTATCTGATTCATATTTTGTATATAAACCTCTACTTTGAAACAAAGCGTTTTTAACTGTAACATGCGCATAAAAATCAAAAACATTATATGAAGCTCCAAAATCTACATTCAAATATGAAGAACGTTGCATGATTCCTGCTATAATAGGATCAAAATCATTTTGATCTCTTAAAAAAGTTGTTTCATCTAATTGATTTTGTACTAAACCTCCGCTTAAACCAAATGACAACTGATTCAAATCGGTAGTACTTCTTGAAAACATAATATGATGAGCATAAGTAACCTTAACCCCTTTTTGTGCATGATAACCATTCTTGTCGTTAAACAAAATCACACCAATACCCGATTTCCCATCTCGATCAATAGCACCATTAAAACTTAATGTTTGTAATGCAGGTGCATCAGAATTTCCAAACCATTGTTGACGTGCAGTTAATCTAACTTTCGAGCAGTTAGCAGCTCCAGCCATCGATGGGTGTAATAAGTAATAATTATCAGAAAGATAGTCCGAATAAACCGCTATACCTTCTTGTGAAAAAGATAAGTTTGTAACAATCAAACCTATTAAAATTGCTATTTTTTTAAAGTTCATTATTTATCGTTTTAAAGAGAAATGGGATTTAAATTCTTTGTTTTGTCCTTTTTCTTGGTAGAATACCACAAACCAGTAAT contains:
- a CDS encoding phage holin family protein is translated as MNLLKKLLISTIIVLLLSYFLKPGVQVDNITTALIVAVVLGLLNTFVKPVLVFFTLPITFFTLGLFLLVINTVMVYTCDYLVDGFEVNSFLTAMLFSILLSVSQWILYKFIKD
- a CDS encoding pyridoxine 5'-phosphate synthase, whose protein sequence is MTHNNCKLSVNINKIATLRNSRGGNTPSVIEAAKKIQGFGAHGITIHPRPDERHIRYQDARDLKDVVYTEYNIEGNPQHNFIDLVLECKPTQVTLVPDAIGALTSNAGWDTIKNQSYLKEVIAEFKRNGIRTSIFVDPILEMVEGAKETGTDRIELYTEAFAHEYGLGNKNGILPYVEAAKLANELGLGINAGHDLSLDNIEFFNKNIPGLMEVSIGHALISESLYLGLENVVNMYLQKLK
- a CDS encoding DUF6089 family protein; the protein is MKNFFYIITLLLAYNIAQSQIHELGVFGGGSNFIGDVGKTNYIAPNEPAFGILYRWNKSPRFSWRASVIQAKISGNDLDSEVDGRKERGLQFKNTITEFSAGFEFDFFDFDLHQTGFFATPYISTGVSYFLADNLYVINKKYYNEDNKGKFALPMIVGVKMKISDSFVLGIESGARYTFTDDIDGSFPKNNSLKQHAFGNTNSNDWYVFTGATLTYTFGQKPCFCADE
- a CDS encoding CBS domain-containing protein — translated: MTNLSDYITQDLKPLDIQESIAVAQDFFLDLPFSHFPVLENGIFIGSVSSEDVENFDSSKKLVDYKYSFEGFFTRKYSVLLDVLDDFAKNETTVLPVLDEQNNFIGYYELEDVIKVFNETPFLKELGAVIIVEKDINDYSFSQISQIIEGNNAKLLGAFLSNTDTEKVQITIKIAEGGINEIIQTFRRYEYEIISEHQEDDYLKTLKERSDYLDRYLNM
- the tig gene encoding trigger factor, with translation MNITKTNIDALNAVVTVEVAKNDYADNVEKVLQNYRKSANIPGFRKGAVPMSLVKKQYGKAVLAEEVNKVLQENLNKYLVDEKLDILGNPLPKFTEDFNWEAEDFKFEFELGLAPQFDVKLEGKNNLTYFKIVADDKMLDEQVVRIQKQFGKMISKTEVAEGDDIRGTFVNEEKGINAPAQITLDIFKSKAAVKAFIGKKAGDVVTVSTKGLFDDDHKLMDYLQVGHDDVHGLDINVDFKIEEVTTSEPAELNQELFDKLFGAGNVSSVEDVKAKIKEDAEKQFAQQADQKFYNDATTFLIENNQVELPAAFLKRWIQTVGEKPLSAEEAEAEYSKSENGLRYQLIESKIITDNNLQINFDELKAYAADIIKKQMAQFGQTNPTDADVDGIVARVMSNQDEVRRMSEQVMSEKMLNLFKDKFNAKTKEVSYEQFVKEMYGE
- a CDS encoding NAD kinase, translated to MKVAIFGQFYQNTTSPIMERLLHFLEINKVDFTIESNFLKILQDNKAITIDLPTFSSYKDLDKSYDMLLSVGGDGTFLRAVTYVRKSGIPILGINAGRLGFLANVQQENIEKILKLIIKKEYKISKRTLLSLSGTPKIDVISDLNFAMNEITVSRKDTASMITIETYLNNEYLTSYWADGVIISTPTGSTGYSMSCGGPILTPDATSLVITPIAPHNLNARPLVIPDNTTLKLVVSGREENYLVSLDSRIASVKNESVLTIKKTPFKINMVEIPEETFLKTLRNKLLFGQDKRN
- a CDS encoding alpha/beta fold hydrolase encodes the protein MLHSNIVGEGKPLLIIHGFLGMSDNWKTLASQYAEQGFQVHALDLRNHGKSFHSNDWGYDFMVKDVVEYCQYHQLKNIDVIGHSMGGKVVMLLATNYPQLVDKLVVADIGPKFYAPHHQTILASLNAVDFSKKPSRAEAEEIVSGYIHDFGTRQFLLKNLYWVEPGQLGFRFNLKVFTENTSVIGDALPFENHFDKETLFLRGDKSDYILDADFETIYHHFPKAEIETVSNAGHWLHAENPKEFFEKTIHFLKN
- a CDS encoding isoprenyl transferase; protein product: MSLLNKINTENLPKHLAIIMDGNGRWAKQQGMLRAFGHENGTKSVRTTVEACAKLGIENLTLYAFSTENWNRPKLEVDTLMKLLISSLKKELETLIKNDIRLNSIGNLETLPKGVQKELAEVIEKTKNNSRMTLTLALSYGSREEILNAVKKISDKVKNNIISIDGIDESILNNHLYTHNLPDVDLVIRTSGEHRISNFLLWQIAYAEFYFTDVLWPDFKEEHLYEAIISYQKRERRFGKTSEQIK